The genomic stretch GAAATGGACTACAAGACAAACGACTTTCGTGTGGGGGTCGCTTATAAATTTTAATTTTTTGCAGAATTAAACAATTTAAAAGCCTCATTTTAAAATGAGGCTTTTATTTTTCAAATAGATACTGATAAATACTCCTCTACTGAGGAGAGGTACTATTTTATTTGGACAATAGTTTGATTTATAAAAACAAATTACTATTTCATGTGGAAAATAATTCAGAATATGGTAGAATTCTCTCATTTAAAATCTATTCCACGTCGAAACAATCAAAATCATTTGTCTGTACGTTACAGGCTAGGAAAGCCTGTGCGTATAAAAACATTAAGGAAAGAATAAAAATATTTTTTATGAACTATCTCAAGCATTAAAGATTGTCCCAACATTAGGGGGCAAAATGTGTAATGGTAGCAAATTTCTTCTTCATAAACGCAAAGATATGCGGCTTAATGGGACTTTGCCATCAAATCATTCATAGGAGCCGTTGTGAAAGGGGTTGAGTAGCAAAGATGTTCTTTAAAATAAGCGCGTGAATAGGCAATCCAATAACACTCTCTTGTATTTGAAAGACCTCTTATAAAATTAAATTTTCTATTTTACGTTATCATAAAATATTTTATTTAATAATAAAAAAATCGCATAAAATCATATCCACAAAATAAATCCAATAATAATAAAAATTCATATTATAATTTTTTATTATTATTAGATAATTCATGCTTTATTATAGATAATAATACAATAATAATAAAGATTCTTATAAAATGATTTATAGGAAAAAATAGATAGAAAATTAGAAATTTATCGAGACATAAAAAGCATTATTCTCTATGTTTATTATTAAATGAGAAGCTATGATTTTTTATAAATTTTTCAAATATTCGATAATAACTGTCACGTATAATGGTAGGGGGGCATTTCAAATCTATTTGCCATAAATCAATATCATTTTTTATGAATTACAGGGGGGATGGATTATTGAAATTATATGTTTTAGTTATTATTGGGCTTTTTATCGTCATTGATATTTAGGCATGGAAGCTAAATGCGCCTCTCTATATCCTATAAAATATCATGATTATAGGGGGATGAGAATTTTTCCTATGAGATCCTTTAGAGAGAGTGCGCGATGAAGTGTAATGGCAAGGTTTGTAGAACTTTGTGAAGTTAAGTCATATGCGCAATCAGCAGGTGGAATCCGTACGAAAATAATCCGGATTATTGCTAGATCAGATAGGTGAGAAAGCTTCGTTCTTAAGAATGGGAAAGAAGTAAACCAATGAATTTGTAATGTGAGCCACATAAGAGGGGTGGCCAATGGAGCTCTCTGAGAGAAATTGAGCCGTCGACAAAGAAGGTAGAGTTTTTTCTTGTTAAGAGAAGGAGGGCAATAAAATTATGATTTATGAAAGGGAGGATATGAAGTGAAAATATTTTCGTCTTTTGTTTTTTTGACAACTTTAGAAGTGTTTAAAGATTAATTGTTTCAGTACAAGCGATTTCGTTTTGGGGGCTGATAACGCTATAACGTTGCAATTGACAGTGCCATTGATTTTGTAAGCGTTCAATGGAAAATAAGTTAAAACCTGCGGGTGGTTTTTTATCACCAAAAGCTTGTGATGCGGAAGGAACACCAACAATAGGAATTTTTTTAATTGGTCCTTCAATCCACTTCAATGTGGGTAAATGAGTATGCCCGTGAAGAATAAGTTCGCAACCGTGGTGTTTGATAACCTCTAGAAAACGTTTTGTATCTCGTAGTTTTTTATGCCAAGATGTTGCTTTGGGAAAAGGGGGATGGTGGATCATGACAACACGAAAAAGGTTGCGCTGTGCTGCTTCTTTTAAAAAGTGCGGTAACGTTTGCGCTTGCATTTTACCAAAATAACCAGAAGCTTGAAAAGGTGGAGTCGCAATGGCTGAAGAAGCAGCTATGATGGCGACATCTTCGCGAATGCGCATATAAGGAAACGGAAAGGTACTTTTTTGAGGTATGTCTCCTGTGATCCAAGGTTTAAAGAGCATACATGCTTTTTGGAGGGCTCCGCGGACATAGGCATCATGATTTCCAAATGTCAAAGAAATATCTTGAGGTTGTCCTAAGGTCATGAGCCAACGACGCGCCTGTTCAAATTCCTTATCAAGAGCAAGATTCACAAGATCACCAGAGATCACAACATGATCAGGCTTTGTTTTGTTCAAGGCATCTATTAAAGTTTCGAGGACATTTGTTGCCATTTGACTCTTACGTTTTTTTTGCCAATTTAAGTAACCGGTAAGACGCTTTCCAGAAAGTTCAAAAAGGGAAGGTTTCGGGAGAGGGGAAAGATGTATATCCGATATATGGGCAAGATAAAACATAAAATCTCGTAGAGTATTAAAAAGGATTTAAAGAATAAGCATAAGATAAGTTTATGCTGAAAGGCAAGAAGGATTGTAAAATGAAAAATAGCCTATTGAAAAATATTGGAAAGAATTGATGTTTTATTATATTTTTTATGAAAAAGAATAGGGCAATACAACAGAGCATTCCTAGAAACCGATATGTCTTTTGTATGATAGGATAAATTTTAAAAGAATAGTCATAAAATTTTAAGATTTTTAAACGGCTTTTATACGACCAAACATTATCATAAAAAAATCTAATCACTCAGTGTAAAATGCAAAAGAATGTATTGTATTTATCAGGATTTTTTATGGTTTTACGCTGCCATATATCACTTTTAATGGGAGATGTTTTTACACAAAACAGAACGCTTTAAGAGGAATATCCCCCAATAAAATATCATTATGTTGTACATTCACATATTTTTTGGAAAAATATTTTCTAGAGCGCTTAATTTCATTTCACGAAAATTTTCGATTCTATGAAAATTCTCGTTTATAAGACTTATTATGCACTACTATGTTTACACTTATACAGGTTGCTAACCAAAAGCATCATACGACTTCATCCCAACTTTATAAAAATCCTTACTTTAAGAGGATTCATAAGAAACATTTTCTTCTCTTTTCAATAGTCTTTATTCATACAATTCTCTTCTAATGATGTGCAAGAGAACGATTTTCATTGATTTAATATGGAAAGGATTACAAATAAGGAAAACCCTACAGAGAAGAATAGTGCAATATGAATAAATAATAAATTATTTATTATAAATCAATATCTTATCTAAATATAAAAAACAAGTAAATACATAAAAAGATAAACTGAATTTTAAAACTATTTTACGAAATCTTAAGATTTTTTAACGGCTTTCGCGATACCACATGCTGCTCAACAGTAAAAGACAAACAAGCAGGGCAAAAAAACCAGAAAATAACGAAAAATAAAAGGTATTGATTAAACGCGTTTCTGTCGCTTCTTTCAAAATGATTGAATGTGCTGGCGAAGATAATGGGTTTATTTTTGATTGAATGAGCTTGATTGGAGGAAGATGAATGTTTTCTTTTCCCTCAGGGTGTAAACGTCCGATGTAGCCACCCGTGTGCTTAATAATGGGGGCTAATTTTTCTTGTGTTGAAATTAAGTCAAACAATTCAAGATTATCGAGCATCCCTACAGAAGACAGTATTGTTAGATCGCCATTTTTTATGGTAAAAATTCCTGTCTCATCAGTGGCTACAGTTGCGGAGAAGAGACCTTCTTTCTCTTGAGTAAGGATGATCTTTTGTTTTTTTCCAGAAGGCAAAGTTATTTCAGCGGGTTCTGGATGGTCTTTCAGAGTTTGGCGGCGAATTGTTAAATGATGATGGTTGCTGGTCGCACTTAATTTTTCTTCCTCAAGTTCTGGTTCTTTCATGAGCCAATGGGCAATTCGGCGATACAGAGTCGCATAAGGACCACCACCTTCAAAACCTCGTGCCCAAAGCCAACTTTCATCGGAAAGCAACATACCTACACGCCCTTTATCAATATGGGAAAGAATTAAAAGTGCTTGTTCATCGGCTCCTTTCATGAGGGCTGTGCCTTTGTATGCATCTTGAATAGCAATTTGTCGTAGCCAGCGCCCCCATTGAGAAGCTGGAAGGTTAAGTGTTGCAAGATCCCTTGTGACAGGATGACGTTCGCCTTCTTTGGTTAACGCGGGGCGAAAAGGTTTTTCAAGAATAGTTCCATTGGGCAATGCCGGTAGAATGCTTATTAAAGGTGTTTTTGCAAGTGAGTTTTTTTGGATAAATTCAGGTCCTGTTACCATTAGCAATGCACCACCCTTTTGTACATATTGGGCGATATAATCATAATAAATTAAAGGCAAAACGGCAGAGTGCTGGTAACCATCAAGGATGATGAGATCAAAGTTATTAATCTCTTCAACAAAGAGCTTTCTTGTGGGAAAGACCACCAAGGATAATTGGCTTAAAGGTGTATTATCTGCTTTGGTGGGGGGACGTAAAATCGTAAAGTGAACAAGATCAATATTAGAGTCACCTTTCAAAAGGTCTCGCCAAGTTCGTTCTCCATTATAAGGGGCACCTGAAATAAGAAGAACGCGTAAATTTTCTCTGATTCCTTCAATGGTTGTTATGGCGCGGTTGTTTTCAATGCTTAGTTCACCTTTATAAGGTTCAGTTGTTGCTTGGATAATATTTTTTTCAGCATGGGGAAGGATAATTTCAGTTTGAAAAATAATACCAGGAGTCACAGAATAATGGCCAACTTCTTGTCCATTGACACTGAGTGTAATATTGGCTTTCTGTGGTATTGTTTTTGGGCGGACTCCTTGATCTTTTACCAAAATGGAAAGCCTTTGTGGTTTGTTGACAAGAGTAAAGCGTGGAGGAGAAATAAACTTGATTTGACGATCAAATTCATCTGAGCGTCCTGTGATCAGAGCATTAAGAGGGGCTTCATGATGAAGATTTGATAGAGCAGGAATGTCATGTACTTGTCCATCAGTGATAAAAATGGTTCCTGCATAACGAGAGGATGGTACATCAGAGAGTGCTTGTGTTAAAGCATCAAACAAATTTGTTGAGGGGGCATATCGATGATCAGCCAGTTTTCCAGCTTCAATAAAACGTGGTTCAAATTGTGGATAATGCACCAATGTTTTGATTAATTGCGCGCGCGCTTTATCACTGTCGTCTATCCGTGTTCCAAAAGTTTGGCTTTTGCTGCGGTCAATAACAATGCCTACTGTACTTTTCAGCGGTTCGCGCTGTTCTTTGATAATCATTGGATTAAGCAAAGCAAGAATGAGAGCGCTCAATGCCATCAGACGAAATAAAGATCCTTGACGTTGTGTAACAAGACCACCAACAACAAAAAGAATGGATATTCCGCTTAACAGCAGAATCCAAAAGAGAGGTAAAAAAGGCTGAAAAGTGAAAAGTGGTATCATTGCCTTCTTTCTCTTTTAAAGCGTTCCAAGAGCGCTGGAACATGAATTTGATCTGCTTTATAGTTTCCAGTAAGCACATAAAGGACAATATTTAAGCCTGCGCGAAATGCCCATAGACGTTGCATTGGATCATTGGGAACAAGGGGATATTTCCATGTTCCTTTTTCATCGAGTGCCCAAGCGCCGGCAAAGTTATTTGCGGTGATGAGCAGGGAACTTACATTATCACCAAGGCTAAGAGAATTTTTATTTTTTTTGTTCGTTGATGAGGATTCAACCCATAAAGGTGAACCACGGTAGAGACCAGGAAAATCTGGCATAATATAAAAGGAACGCGCAATAACATGATCTGTTGAGGCTGGCTCAATGGAGGGAATGTTTAACCCTTTTAAGATGGTTCGTAATCTTTGTGTTTCTGGAGTAGCATCTCCTTCAAGATTAAGATTGCTCTTTATCTGATCACGCGTGTCAAATAAAATGGTTCCTCCATGTTTCATAAAGTTATTTATTTTTTCAAGACTTTTTGGAGTTAGTATAGGCCCCTTAACATCAATGGGCCAGTAAATAAGAGGATAAAAGGAGAGTTCATCTTTATCGAGATCAAGTGCTGTAACAGAGCCGGGGGTAAGCATTGTGCGCTCTGCGATAAATTGGCTTAAGGCTTCTAGACCACTTTTACTCGTTGTATCAATTTCATGATTGTTGGTTATAACATAGGCAAGATGCGTTGCACCAGCAGCTTCTACACTATCATGATAATTTTCTGTCGTTTGTGCATGAAGCCTTGGATCATATGAAAACAGGCCAATCAGAATGATGAGAGGAAGAAAAAACAGATTACGCCGTTTATTAAAAGAAAAAATACCTCCCATCCATAAAATGAGAAAATGATCAAAAGCGAACAATAAGAGGGCTAATCCTAAAAGGGGACCGATAAGATTTTTTTCTTTTGTATCGTAAGATGAAGGATTCTTATTAAGAGAAGTTGGCAATGATGATTGTTTCATCAAGCGCGATGAATGGTTTAAGAGATTAAGCGCATAAAAGTCATTTTTGACACCATAAAGTCCTGGAGGCGTATGATAGGAAGGATGGGGTGGATTTTGAGCGTCAAAGACCAGTCGAACAACATCAGAGGGTGGTACTTGTAATTGTCCATCAGCGGCTATAGTTCGCCAAGGATTTTGGACCATTGTTCTTTTTTCTTTGTATGTTAGGTTTGTGTTTTCGTAAGACCCTAATGTGATTAGTTTTTGCAACATTTGTGCAAAAAAGCCAGAAAGAGGAAGATTAGACCACGTAGGGTCAGGGGCAATATGAATGAGAATGAGAGTTCCTTTACTACGTTTTGCTGCGGTAATAAGAGGGGTTCCATCCGAAAGGCTAAGCCATGTTTTTTCAAAAAGATCTGGGATTGGTTCTGCCAAGATTTGGC from Bartonella kosoyi encodes the following:
- a CDS encoding metallophosphoesterase family protein, with product MFYLAHISDIHLSPLPKPSLFELSGKRLTGYLNWQKKRKSQMATNVLETLIDALNKTKPDHVVISGDLVNLALDKEFEQARRWLMTLGQPQDISLTFGNHDAYVRGALQKACMLFKPWITGDIPQKSTFPFPYMRIREDVAIIAASSAIATPPFQASGYFGKMQAQTLPHFLKEAAQRNLFRVVMIHHPPFPKATSWHKKLRDTKRFLEVIKHHGCELILHGHTHLPTLKWIEGPIKKIPIVGVPSASQAFGDKKPPAGFNLFSIERLQNQWHCQLQRYSVISPQNEIACTETINL
- a CDS encoding DUF4159 domain-containing protein; translation: MSFAAPFLLLGLLFLPVIWWLLRITPPSPRKELFPPFRFLPKPTHQQETAKHTPWWLLLLRLTIAALVIIALARPTWNQKPISFSGSQPLALIIDNGWASIKEWKKRISIAEMLLAQAEKQQKNIYLVATAENDISNVEPKPAKVIKKHLMHLQPRPWPVNRVHILKEFSKINKGKPLDIAYLSDGLQTNDDEQTFALLEELKPRNFLWYLTNISDLIGITSIENNDGNMVARIIRSTTHGTTPVTLSLYDLNNQLLGQFTKNFSEGETTALVPFDVPLELRNDIAWIKINNQNHAAATFLVDSHNKVSRVALLSPDTNEMTQPLLTPFYYIIKALQGHTQLINSGGRELSTDIDHLLKQNPSVFIMGDMVNIPEKAEKKLSDFVNKGGTLIRFAGEKLSSAEHYDSLLPVQLRQGQRSLGSIMSWTKPQKLAPFAKNSFFFDLPFPEDVTISRQILAEPIPDLFEKTWLSLSDGTPLITAAKRSKGTLILIHIAPDPTWSNLPLSGFFAQMLQKLITLGSYENTNLTYKEKRTMVQNPWRTIAADGQLQVPPSDVVRLVFDAQNPPHPSYHTPPGLYGVKNDFYALNLLNHSSRLMKQSSLPTSLNKNPSSYDTKEKNLIGPLLGLALLLFAFDHFLILWMGGIFSFNKRRNLFFLPLIILIGLFSYDPRLHAQTTENYHDSVEAAGATHLAYVITNNHEIDTTSKSGLEALSQFIAERTMLTPGSVTALDLDKDELSFYPLIYWPIDVKGPILTPKSLEKINNFMKHGGTILFDTRDQIKSNLNLEGDATPETQRLRTILKGLNIPSIEPASTDHVIARSFYIMPDFPGLYRGSPLWVESSSTNKKNKNSLSLGDNVSSLLITANNFAGAWALDEKGTWKYPLVPNDPMQRLWAFRAGLNIVLYVLTGNYKADQIHVPALLERFKRERRQ